The window CGTTATAGATGAGCTGCGTAATCTCAGCTGCACGTGCCGGGTCAAAGGAAGCCAGAATCTTTGCCGCCTTGCTCTCGTCCATCCCCTGCAGGATGGCAGCACAGAGATCGGTATCCAGTGTCTCCATGACTTGTGCCGCATTCTCCGCCTTCATGTCATTGTAGAGATGTACGAGCTTGGTCACACGCTTTTTGTCCGCCGCCTCACGCTCCGCCTGCTGCTTTTTGATCTCCTCTTTCGAGATCTTCACCGTCTCAGGAGCTTTCTTCCCGGCTGCCGCACTTGGCGCTCCGCTCCCTGCAGGCTGTGCTGCAGTCGATGCCGCAGCAGTTTCCGTATGCTCCTTCCCCGCTGTCGGCGGTACAAAGTATTCACCGACCACGGGAAGCTGATGAAGCCCGTATGCATCATTGAGCGCCTGTGTGTCAAAGAGTCGGAGATAGACACCGAGAGCGAATCCGCCAATAACCAAGACGAGAAGCAGGATCAGTCCGAACAGGATCTTCAATATCTTCCGCATGGGATACCCTTCCCTCTTTCTCTTCCCCTGAAAATACTCGTTTTACGCACTCAACGATAGATGTCCAAGACATTGTTCACATAGTTCTGCGTTTCTGCATAGGGAGGAATGCCGCCATACGCCTTGACCGCATTCGGCCCTGCGTTATAGGCGGCAACCGCCTTCTTGACATCGCCGTCAAAGGTATCCAGCATCTCACGCAGATACTTCGTGCCGCCCTCAACATTGCTCTTCAT of the Selenomonas dianae genome contains:
- a CDS encoding MotE family protein yields the protein MRKILKILFGLILLLVLVIGGFALGVYLRLFDTQALNDAYGLHQLPVVGEYFVPPTAGKEHTETAAASTAAQPAGSGAPSAAAGKKAPETVKISKEEIKKQQAEREAADKKRVTKLVHLYNDMKAENAAQVMETLDTDLCAAILQGMDESKAAKILASFDPARAAEITQLIYNGVSQKAKKARSADRSAGAPGTEPGEGSAEIQ